The Gemmata palustris genome includes a region encoding these proteins:
- the hutH gene encoding histidine ammonia-lyase, whose protein sequence is MSAPRITVRNLHADLAASIEHFARDTSAVERSRARVEAALADGLPHYGINTGFGALANKRVPDEQLTALQRNLLLSHAVGVGEPVPPGITRIMLQLKAHALGLGYSGVSLPVFRRLIEFDRANLLPVVPSRGSVGASGDLAPLAHLCLPLIGLGEFWDDDRRGRVPAADVLRAHELAPVALAAKDGLALINGTQLMAAYGAWILERCSRLVDLFDLAAAMSLEALQGSIAPFDARIHAIRPHPGHGAVASNVRFLLQESEILESHRNCGKVQDPYCLRCVPQVHGASRDALAYASGVLETEINGVTDNPLVFEAGDIVSGGNFHGQPLALALDFAAIALAEYASISERRIYLLLEGHDGLPKLLMRETGLNSGFMIPQYTAAALVSENKVLCHPASVDSIPTSLGQEDHVSMGSISAVKLLAVLKNVDTVLAIELLTAAQALDYRLPLRPGRGVEAAHQCVRAVTAHREADYLFQDDLRRVAELLDGRALLDAAFAG, encoded by the coding sequence CCGACGGGCTCCCGCACTACGGCATCAACACCGGGTTCGGCGCGCTCGCGAACAAGCGCGTCCCGGACGAGCAGCTCACCGCCCTCCAGCGAAACTTACTGCTGAGTCACGCGGTCGGCGTGGGCGAACCGGTGCCGCCCGGAATTACGCGGATCATGCTCCAGTTGAAGGCGCACGCGCTCGGGCTGGGCTACTCCGGCGTGTCGCTCCCGGTATTTCGACGACTCATCGAGTTCGACCGCGCGAATCTGCTTCCCGTGGTACCGAGCCGCGGGAGCGTGGGGGCGTCCGGCGATCTCGCGCCACTCGCGCACCTCTGCTTGCCACTGATTGGCCTGGGCGAATTCTGGGACGACGACCGGCGCGGGCGCGTACCAGCGGCCGACGTGCTCCGCGCACACGAACTCGCGCCGGTCGCGCTCGCGGCAAAGGACGGGCTGGCGCTCATCAACGGCACGCAGCTCATGGCCGCGTATGGGGCGTGGATACTTGAACGGTGTTCGCGCCTCGTGGACTTGTTCGACCTCGCCGCCGCGATGTCGCTGGAAGCGCTCCAGGGGAGCATCGCGCCGTTCGACGCGCGCATCCACGCGATCCGCCCGCACCCGGGGCACGGCGCGGTCGCGTCCAACGTGCGGTTCTTATTGCAAGAGAGCGAGATCCTCGAATCACACCGCAATTGCGGGAAGGTGCAAGACCCGTACTGCCTGCGGTGCGTGCCTCAAGTTCACGGCGCGAGTCGCGATGCGCTGGCCTACGCGAGTGGCGTGCTGGAAACCGAGATCAACGGCGTGACAGATAATCCGCTGGTGTTCGAGGCCGGCGACATCGTCAGTGGGGGAAACTTCCACGGTCAGCCGCTCGCGCTGGCGCTCGACTTTGCCGCGATCGCGCTGGCGGAGTACGCGAGCATCTCCGAGCGCCGAATCTACCTTCTGCTCGAAGGGCACGACGGCTTACCGAAGTTGCTCATGCGCGAAACGGGACTCAATTCGGGGTTCATGATCCCGCAATACACGGCCGCGGCGCTCGTGAGCGAGAACAAGGTGTTGTGCCACCCGGCGAGCGTCGATTCGATCCCGACGAGCCTCGGCCAAGAAGACCACGTGAGTATGGGGAGCATTTCCGCCGTGAAGTTGCTCGCGGTGCTGAAGAACGTGGACACCGTACTGGCGATCGAACTCCTGACCGCGGCCCAAGCACTCGATTACCGGCTGCCGTTACGACCGGGCCGCGGAGTCGAAGCGGCCCACCAGTGCGTTCGGGCGGTCACGGCGCACCGCGAAGCCGACTACCTGTTCCAGGATGATTTGCGCCGCGTCGCGGAACTGCTCGACGGCCGCGCGCTGCTGGACGCGGCCTTCGCCGGTTAA
- a CDS encoding DUF4058 family protein encodes MPSPFPGMNPYIERPDVWNDFHDSFIPAVREVLTAQVQPRYYVRIEGHLYIHEPSAKERFALGRPDLSLHTGPQFGATSGGVAVGAPAYVGMPVIVEEERFPYLEIRDRAKNEVVTVIELLSPTNKTNGRDQYLAKVQRILASKTNFVEIDLLRAHEKMPWDRLPSCDYYAIVSRYADRQGNAPQAALWPLGVRDALPTIPIPLRPGELEPTIDLQAILHRIYDAAGYSMFLYEFDPEPRLSVPDAVWAAQLVHPPGASV; translated from the coding sequence ATGCCGTCGCCGTTTCCCGGAATGAACCCGTACATCGAGCGCCCGGACGTGTGGAACGACTTCCACGACAGTTTCATTCCCGCCGTTCGTGAAGTGCTGACCGCGCAGGTGCAACCCCGGTACTACGTCCGCATCGAAGGGCACCTCTATATTCACGAACCGAGTGCGAAGGAGCGGTTCGCGCTCGGCCGACCCGACTTGTCGCTCCACACCGGTCCGCAATTCGGCGCAACGAGCGGTGGTGTCGCGGTCGGCGCTCCAGCTTACGTCGGGATGCCGGTGATTGTGGAAGAAGAGCGGTTCCCGTACCTCGAAATCCGCGACCGGGCGAAGAACGAGGTGGTCACGGTCATCGAACTGCTCAGCCCGACGAACAAGACCAACGGGCGCGACCAGTACCTCGCGAAGGTGCAGCGCATCCTTGCGAGCAAAACGAACTTCGTCGAGATCGACCTGCTCCGCGCGCACGAAAAGATGCCGTGGGACCGGCTCCCGTCGTGCGACTACTACGCCATCGTCAGCCGGTACGCGGACCGGCAGGGCAACGCGCCCCAAGCTGCGCTCTGGCCCCTGGGCGTCCGCGACGCGCTGCCGACGATCCCGATCCCACTGCGGCCCGGCGAACTTGAGCCGACAATCGATCTGCAAGCGATCCTCCACCGCATCTACGACGCGGCGGGTTACAGCATGTTCCTTTACGAGTTCGACCCGGAACCGCGGCTGTCCGTGCCCGACGCGGTGTGGGCGGCCCAGCTCGTTCACCCGCCCGGCGCGTCAGTTTAA